A section of the Eublepharis macularius isolate TG4126 chromosome 1, MPM_Emac_v1.0, whole genome shotgun sequence genome encodes:
- the LOC129324089 gene encoding uncharacterized protein LOC129324089: MRRATFEYIVGELREDLVRETTHMRDPVPPEEMIAITIWKLATGTTNSATLPAFGRGVSTVCGIFDEVCELIAAKLTEKWICIDYLEDIISGFEERGFPNAWGAVDGTHIEIRSPPFSGDKYINRKGYCSMILQAVVDSDARFLDIFVGFPGRAHDARVLRNSPLFKRLEDGARRPKRPVTLEGVTFDPVIIGDPAYPLRPWLMKPYPAPSTRAQERFNYRLSRARMSVERSFGILKNRWLYLQRPLLVSERLMVAVITTCCILHNICLSRGDIVYGPFPREPLMEPADERPQIPWSEAALTARAVSIRAAISAHFQHGR; encoded by the coding sequence atgcGACGTGCCACGTTCGAGTACATTGTTGGGGAGCTTCGCGAAGATCTCGTCCGCGAGACGACCCACATGCGCGACCCAGTCCCTCCCGAGGAGATGATCGCCATCACCATCTGGAAGCTTGCCACGGGAACCACAAACTCCGCGACACTGCCCGCATTTGGCCGTGGCGTCTCTACCGTCTGCGGGATATTCGACGAGGTCTGCGAGCTCATCGCTGCAAAGCTGACCGAGAAGTGGATCTGCATCGATTACCTCGAGGACATTATCTCCGGGTTCGAGGAGAGGGGATTCCCCAATGCCTGGGGCGCCGTGGACGGGACACACATCGAGATCCGTTCTCCGCCTTTCTCTGGGGACAAGTACATCAACCGCAAGGGATACTGCTCCATGATTCTCCAGGCGGTGGTGGACAGCGATGCACgattcctggacatttttgtgggcttcccGGGAAGGGCGCACGACGCGCGTGTGCTCCGTAACTCGCCCCTTTTCAAGAGACTCGAGGATGGCGCCCGTCGCCCGAAGCGGCCGGTCACTCTGGAGGGGGTCACATTCGACCCGGTAATCATCGGGGACCCCGCCTATCCTCTTCGGCCCTGGCTCATGAAGCCCTATCCGGCGCCATCAACGCGCGCCCAGGAGCGCTTTAACTACAGACTGAGCCGGGCGCGCATGAGTGTGGAACGCTCGTTCGGAATTCTGAAAAATCGCTGGCTTTATTTACAGCGGCCCCTACTTGTCAGCGAGCGCCTCATGGTCGCGGTAATCACCACCTGCTGCATCCTTCACAACATTTGCCTCTCGCGCGGGGACATCGTTTACGGGCCGTTCCCGCGCGAGCCGCTGATGGAGCCCGCGGATGAGCGGCCGCAGATTCCCTGGTCCGAGGCCGCTCTTACCGCGCGGGCAGTATCGATTCGTGCCGCCATAAGTGCGCACTTCCAGCATGGCCGATAA